GTGCCCCGGCACGTTGGGGTCATGTGCGACGGCAACCGCCGATGGGCGAAGGAAATGGGCTTCCTCGACCCGAACGACGGGCACCGGGTCGGCGCGGCAAAGATCAAGCACCTCCTCGGCTGGTGTGACCAGGCCGGCGTCGGGCACGTCACCCTCTATCTGCTGGCCACCGACAACCTGCGCCGTCCGGCCAGTGAGCTGGACCCCCTCCTCAAGATCATTGAGGACCTGGCGGTGGAGTTGGCGGAAGAGGGCAATCCCTGGCGGCTGCGTATCGTCGGGGCGCTCGATCTGCTGCCGGCACAGACCGCGGCGGCGCTCAAGGGCGCCGAGGAGCGCACCCGCGAGCGCACCGGCGGCGCGGAGGTCAACATCGCGGTGGGCTACGGCGGTCGCCGGGAGATCACCGACGCGGTCCGGTCGCTGCTGCTGGAGTACGCCGCCACCGGCGGCACGATCGAGGAGTTGGCCGAGGTGCTGGACGTCGAGCACATCGCCGAGCACCTCTACACCCGTGGCCAGCCCGACCCCGACCTGGTCATCCGCACCAGCGGCGAGCAGCGGCTGTCCGGCTTCATGCTCTGGCAGTCCGCGCACTCGGAGTTCTACTTCTGCGAGCTCAACTGGCCGGATTTCCGGCACATCGACTTCCTGCGCGCACTGCGCTCGTACGCCACCAGACAGCGCCGCTACGGTGTCTGAACCGGCGGCGACGCGTCTGTCGCCGCCGGGTCCGGCCCGGTCAGGGCAGGTGGGTCAGTGCCTGGGTGAGGAAGTCGCCCAGGGCAGCTGGGGACTCGATCGTCAGGTCGGCGGCGTTGGCCACCTCATGGCCGGTCTCCGGGTTGGCCACGGCCACGCACACGCCGAGGAAATCCGGGTCGGCGGCGGCGCGGGCGCGTAGGGCGGCGAAGGCCTTGATGTCCGAGACGTCGTCGCCGAAGTACCAGGCGGCGGTGGCCCCCTTGATCGCCTCGCCGATCACCATGCCCTTGTCCCGGTCGACCGGCGGCTTGAGCTCCAGCACCATCCGCCCGGCCTGCGCCCGCAACCCCAGCCGGTCGGCCTGCTCGTGCCCCCACTGCTGCACGGTCGAGCCGAGCTGCGGAGCGGTACGCCAGTGCAGCGCGACGGAGAGCCGCTTGTACTCGACCAGCGTGCCGGGCGGCAGCTCCGCCCGAGCCAGGTCGGCCAGCTCCGCCATGGTCGGCACCCAGGGCAGCGCTGCCGGCTCGGTGACGGTTTCCCCGCCGGAGTGGCTGTGCTCCAGCCCGTAGAGGCCGTAGAGGTCCACGCCGGCGAGCCCGCCGAGCTGTTCCCGGAGGAACTCGACGGGTCGGGCGGAGACGATCGCGACCCGCTGCACGATCGAAGCCAGTGCCTCGATCGCGGCCAGCGCCTTGGGTGCCGGGCGTACCGCGCTCGGATCGTCGTCGACGGGCGCGAGCGTGCCGTCGAAGTCGAAGAAGAGCACGGTCCCGGCCGCCCGGCTGGCGGTGGTCCGCCAGGCCTGGTCGGCGTTCAACGGGGTTCTCGGCTGTTGGTTGCCCAGATTCAACGGCGGCACGCGCGTCAGCGTACCCCGGCGATGGAGGCTCATTCCTGGCCGAGTGGACCCGTTCGGCGGTACGCGATCAGCGTTCGGCGGCTCCTCGTCCGCGCCGGCCGAACGGCACCACCGCCGCCTCCTGGCCATGGCTCAACAGATAGCCCTCCACGAACCCGGTGTTGCGATCACCGGTGCGGCTTTCGATCTCGTTGAGCTGCGCAACCAGGAACTCGGTCAGCGCGCTGAGCCGGTTGTTCAGACGCTCGTGCAGCTCAGCGACGACGGCCAGAACGACCGCGGTGCCGGCGGCGATGAGCACAAAGAGGTTGACGAACAGCGGAAGCTGCCCGCCATCGACCGCGAGGGTCACTACGTTGCCGGTCGCCCACAGTGTTATCGACACCGTCGCGACCACGACTGCCAACCACTTCAGGGTCATGGACAGACCCCTCCTTCTGTCCCGCAGGGCTGGGTTCGGCCTTGTCCCGTCCCCCCGCCGATGACGAGCCCAAGCAGTACGAGTAGGGACGCTAGCGTGCCCGTTCCGGCCCCGGAGGCAAACGAATGAACCCGACCAGGCGTTCTTTCGCTATCTGAGGAACTACCCTGCTTGATTGCCCCTTTTTCGGACATCGACGGGGAGCGTTGGGCGGTATGCGAGGTATCTGATGGTTTCGCGGATGTGGAACTTCTCCGCGTCCGACACGTTCGGATCGATCAGGCGACGCAGCAGTGCCTCCACGTCGGGGTCCA
The window above is part of the Micromonospora sp. LH3U1 genome. Proteins encoded here:
- a CDS encoding isoprenyl transferase; this encodes MTLRNLIYSVYERRLTAKLAGKPVPRHVGVMCDGNRRWAKEMGFLDPNDGHRVGAAKIKHLLGWCDQAGVGHVTLYLLATDNLRRPASELDPLLKIIEDLAVELAEEGNPWRLRIVGALDLLPAQTAAALKGAEERTRERTGGAEVNIAVGYGGRREITDAVRSLLLEYAATGGTIEELAEVLDVEHIAEHLYTRGQPDPDLVIRTSGEQRLSGFMLWQSAHSEFYFCELNWPDFRHIDFLRALRSYATRQRRYGV
- the otsB gene encoding trehalose-phosphatase, with translation MPPLNLGNQQPRTPLNADQAWRTTASRAAGTVLFFDFDGTLAPVDDDPSAVRPAPKALAAIEALASIVQRVAIVSARPVEFLREQLGGLAGVDLYGLYGLEHSHSGGETVTEPAALPWVPTMAELADLARAELPPGTLVEYKRLSVALHWRTAPQLGSTVQQWGHEQADRLGLRAQAGRMVLELKPPVDRDKGMVIGEAIKGATAAWYFGDDVSDIKAFAALRARAAADPDFLGVCVAVANPETGHEVANAADLTIESPAALGDFLTQALTHLP